The genomic window GGGATAAATCCCGACCAACGGGAATATTTTCCCGAATGGTTATCCGTTAATAATCTTTTGGAGATTAGTTTTGAGTTCAGGAATTTTTGTTTGAATTATTTCCCAAACTTTTAACGGAAGGATTCCAAAATACTGATGCGCAGCAAAATTTCGGAAGGAGCGTATTTTATACCATTCAATATGATTATGCTTATTCTGAAATTCATCGCTTAATTTCCAAACCAGTTCGCCAATCACGATAAAATCCATCATGCAGGCATCAAAAGTTTTTATATCTTTTTCAAATTCTTCTGAAGAATGAATAGATTGAGTGAATGTTTCAATCCGTTCAGCCATTTCGAGCATTAGTTTCAGTGTTGGAATATCGAATTCAGACATAAATGGCGTCTCTTAAAATGAAGGGTTTGAAATAAGAACGAATACTTTTTTCGTGCACCAAATCTACTTCGCGGTTGAATTGCTTTTTAAGTAGTTCCTGTAAATCGTATTCAAGGTCAAAAATATTTTTTGTTCCGTCTTCCAGTTCAATCAGAATATCTACATCGCTGGTCGGCTTTTGGTCGCCTCGCGCAAATGAACCGAACACACCGATTTTTGTAAGATGAAATTTTTCTCTTAAAAAGTTTTTGTTGTTCCTGAGAAATTGAATTATTTCTTCTTTAGTGTGCATTTATGTGCTTTTAATGCAAAGTTAAGACAAAAGATGGAAAGAAAATTTATTGTTTTATTAATTTTTTGATGGAGCTTGCCCAATCCATCCGCTGATTCATTGGTCGAGATTAATCCCGACTACGTGAGTTGTCAGTAAACTTTTTCGTTATGTTGCCTGAAAGTCTGTCTGCAATTAATTCATGGTAGTATTCGTTTACATGAATGCCATCGTCATGGAATAAATCTCTACCATCCTTTGCCATTTCTGAACCAGAAATAAAAATTTCTTTAGCAGCAAGTAAGGATTGTTTGAAAAATGCGTCAAGTTTTTTTGATAAGAAGTTTTCCATTTTATTATTTGTCCTGATAGCTGGTCCCATAACGATTAAAAATATATTTTGCTGCTTGCAGAAATTTATAATTTCATTTACCATGTTTAAATATTTATTCATTGCGTATCTGTTATTTCCAATGAGTATGCCGAGGAGATAATTAAGATTTACTAAAACTGTATTACTTTGCGATGGTTCATCATTGTTGCTGCCTAAGAAGAATTTTTCTTCAATGGAAAGCAAATCATATTTTTCTGGATTTAGCAGTCCAAGAAATGGAAGATTGAAAGAGCGTTTAATTTTTCCGGTGCTATCAATATGTTTATAAGATAATTTCGTTATGCGTAACATTGGAGTAGGTCTTACGCAAAATACAAGAATATCAATAGGATGTGTTGCTTTATATTTTACTATTTTTTCAAAACATTTATTAAGTCGTTCATACCGGAGAATATTTATATTAAATCTTACGTTCAATTTGTTTTCAATTTTCCTTTTCAGTAATTGATGAAATCGAACATCAATAGGTATATTGCCTTGCACAGGAAAACAGGTGCCAACAAAAGTGAAATTAATTTCAGGGAATTCTTTTTTCTTTAAATAATTTAATGATGCTTGATACTCTTGGGGAGATAACAGAATTCTTGTCTTTCCACTTAGCGTAAATCCGCGATTGTTATTGCCATTTTGAAAAGACTTAATAAAATTTTCAGTGTAAGAATCATTTACTCTCATATCAAGTCTATGAGGAATCTTATGAAAATGTGCTGCTGGTCTTTTATTAAACTTACTGCAAACCATAGACTGTTTAAAAGTGAGAGTGATTTGTCCGTAATTTATTCCACATATATAACTTAAACCGGATAGCATTTCTTCAAAGGAAGAATTATTATCAAGTTCTAGGAACGGAGAATTTACAAATTGGAGATTATAAGGTTTGATAGTAGAAACAATTTTTTCAACCCAAGTCCAGTATTCTTTCGAATCCTGATGAAAAAAAGGGAAATTACCAACGTCAAAGTTATAATCACAATGACCAAAAGCAATACTTTTTATTTTATTTGAATTTAGTTTTGCAATGTTTGTCAGATTCAAGAGTCCGGTTTTTGATTCAATGATGGGAATAATCTCGGTATAATTTATTTTCTTTGCATCAAGTTCATTAATTAAATTGATAGTTTGCTCGGCACTTTCTGTCTTGGGAAGTAAAATTGTGTGAATTGCTTTTAATCCAGCCAAAGAAGCAATGTCCAATTGTTGTTCTTTGGCGTTGCTTGCATTGATTCTCACTCCGATTTTTAAATTGTCGGGATTGACAATCTTTTGAATAAGTTCTCGATGATATGCTTTAAGTATAGTGGTTCTTTCCGGGTTAAAAATATCCTGGATGCTGTCTTCCAAGTCGAAACAAAGAACAGCATTGGATTTGTTTTTTTCTATTAAATCTTCAAAAGAATACTTATTATAGTTTACAAAGTGATAAATGTCCATGTTGCCGTTGCAATGACTACCAACTCGCTATAGCCGTAGGCAAATATACTTCTTATCCCTATATTTATCGGGGCAGGTACCATTCATTAAGAACTATCCGCGCCAACCCCGCCTGCCGTCATTGATTCACTTTGATGGCGGGCAGGCATCTAACAAACTTGTTGGATTAATCTGAAAAAGTTTTCGTTGCTTTGCTTTCATGACAAAGGAATTAGATCAAATTACGTTTCGCAGTGAGTTTTCTGAAATCATTCAAAAGAATTTGAAAACAACTAAATCAAACTTTGATAGATTTTGGCGCACCTACGGTGTTCGCATTGACCATATTATTAAAAAACAAAATTTTCTGAAAATTGATTTCTACTTTTTAATTTGTGCGCTGCTGGGGCTAAGTTACACTACACAGGGCTGTTTGCGCGAAGGATAGTAGCGTAAATCCTTTTTGCTTCAAAAAGATTGAAGCGAATAGCCAGACCCTGACGCTTTGGTTAGGGGCGCGCCCAAATAACGCCACTATGTCGGAGAAAAGATAATGGCAGAATTCTTGAACACAAAGATGGAAATTGTAAATTTGTATTGAAATCCTAAATCGCAAATCCTTAATAAAAAAAATTATGGCACTAGAAATCACAGATGCAAACTTTGACGAAGTAGTTCTCAAATCAGACAAACCCGTGCTCGTTGATTTATGGGCAGAATGGTGCGGACCCTGCAGAATGGTTGGTCCCATCGTGGAAGAGCTCGCGAAAGAATACGAAGGCAAAGCAGTCATCGGAAAACTAAATGTTGACAACAATCCGAATATTTCTGTCAAGTACGGCATCCGAAGCATTCCCACGCTTCTCTTTTTCAAGGGCGGACAAATGGTTGACCGGCAGGTGGGTGCAGTTCCAAAATCGGTGCTTGAAGGAAAACTGAAGGCACAACTTTAGCGCCATGCCAATATACTAATGGCATACCAATGAAACGAATAATACAAATCATTCATACTAATTATTATTTGCAATCGTTTGCATTTGTATATTAGTATTGATTTATATCATTAGTACCATTCGTATATTAGCATTATAACATGCCTCTTGACCAACAACAACTCCAGCATTTGTCTCACCTCGAACTTTTAGCAAAGCAGGTTGTAGAGGGGTTTATTACGGGTTTGCACAAAAGCCCGTTTCATGGATTTTCGGTTGAGTTTGCAGAGCATCGCATTTACAACTCAGGCGAACCTACCCGCCATATTGACTGGAAACTTTTCGGCAAAACAGATAAACTTTTTGTAAAACGCTACGAAGAAGAAACCAATCTTCGCTGCCAGATTGTTATTGATGATTCTTCATCTATGTATTTCGGAAGCAAAGATGGAAAGACCAAACTCATATTTTCTATTCACTGTGCAGGAGCTCTTGCGTATCTCTTGAAAAAACAGAGAGATGCTGTGGGACTTTCCGTGTTCTCCGATAAAGTTGAATTGCACACGCAGGCAAAATCAAATTACGCTCACCAGAAAATGCTTTTTGCAGAACTGGAAAAATTGCTGGTCCCTATTTCTGAAGATGAACATAAAAAATCTTTTACTGCCACTTCATTACATGAGATTGCAGAATCAATTCACAAACGCTCCCTCGTAATTATTTTCAGCGACATGATGTCTTCTTTGTCCCCCTCTGGTGGTGGGGGAGGAGATGATATATTTTCAGCATTGCAGCATTTGCGCCACAACAAGCATGAAGTAATTTTATTTCATGTGGTGGACAAAAGTAAAGAACTTGATTTTGAATTTGAGAACCGACCCTACAACTTCATTGACATGGAAACGGGCGAGCGTGTGAAAGTTCATCCCAGCGAGATTAAAGAAACATATGTACGTTCGATGGCTGAATACAAAAAAGAATTAATGCTTCACTGCGCGCAGTATAGAATTGATTTTGTTGAAGCAGATATCAAAGAAGGATTTCAACAGGTGTTAATGCCGTATCTCATTAAGAGGTCGAAAATGCAGTAGAGAAAAGTAGTTATGAAAATAGAAGAACTACAAATAAAAATTCAAGAATTAAATATCCCCAACAATTGGTATTATATAGATGAGAATATTGGCCGACTTGACAATGAAACAAATATTATCGTCAGTAGAAACAACAACACAATTGCTGTTTACCAAAATGTGTTTAATGACGGGATAACAAAATCTTTTACTGAAGAAAGCGTGGCGTTAGATTATGTGTTTGAAAATTTGAAAGACTTAACAAGACTAAGAAAGATTAATGCAACTGAAGGATTGGACGGAATGACAACGAACGAGCGTCTATTTGTAAGCGGACTAATGAATGAATTTGATATCGCCAAGCTAAAGGATAAGGTAAGAGCAAAACAAATACTTCGTTGCTTAAAACTTGACGAACAAACAATAAGGGAAATAGTTAAATAATTCTTCCTAAGATTTTCGGACAAACAACTGAGCCGTTTCAAATCTCACTACTTCAATTTTTTCATCTTTATCAATATAGCCGGTTTCGGCAGTGGCATCATAAATATTTCCGTCAATCTCCACTTTTCCTGAAGGACGAAGAATGGTGAAAGCAGTTCCTGATTTTCCTACAAGATTTTGTGAGGACATATCAACGCCCATAAATCCTTCTTCTTTGGAAATTTTTGATTGAACGGAAACACGGCTGAACGCAGATGATTTAATAAACCGACCGAATAAATAAAATGACAAACCAATCGAAATTATCATGGAGGCAATCACAATAAAGAGTGCTTTCACAAAAGCATTTCCTTCGGGAAGATTCACAGGAAAGTTTGTTGACGGAACACTTTTGATCAGCGAAAGTGTGAGCCCGAGAACAATAAATAAAATTCCTAAAACACCTGTCACGCCAAATCCCGGGATCACAAAAATTTCAAGCGCAAGAAGAATCAATCCAACAAAGAAGACAAGTATCTCCCAGTTTTCCGCTAGTCCTTGTAAATAATGTGGAGCGAAGTAAAGCATCGCGGCAATAATGGAAGCAGCAATCGGGAAAATCGCACCAGGGGTTTGAAACTCATAGTAAATGCCTGCGATGATTATCATAATTAATATTCCGCTGATGAAAGGATTGATAAGCAGGTCAATAATGCCTCCTACTTTGCTTACTTCGTACGTTTGGATTTCGTAATTATCAATGTGCGCGAGTTTCAAGACTTCTTCCACTGTTTTTGCTTCTCCTTCGCAGTAATTATTTTTAATGGCTTCGCTCGTAGTGAATGTCAAAACTTTTCCTGAATCATTTACTCCGGGAATGTACGCACGCGGGTCGTTCATCGCTTCCGCAATTTTCGGGTCGCGCCCGCTTTGCTCGGCAGTGGAGCGAAGCATGGAACGCATGTAACTTTGGAATTTTTCCGGAGCGGGAACTCCGTTCTGATCAACTACTGTGGCTGCACCCATGTTGGCACCGGGTGCCATGTAAATGCTGTCACACGAAATTGCGATAAGCGCCCCGGCAGAAGCGGCATTGTTATCAACAAAAGCAAAGACAGGAATTTTACTGTTTAGAATCGTAGTGCGTGTTTTATCTGCGTCATCTACCGCGCCACCGTATGTATTCAAATGTAAAATTATGTAATCAGCATTAATTTTTTCCGCCTCAAGAAACCCTTCCTGTATATGCCTTGATGAAACAGGACCGATTTCTTCCACAATGGGAAGAACGAATACAATTGGTTTAGGGTTTTTCTGTTTCAGCGTATCGCCAGCAAAAAGAAAATTTCCAATTGAAAGTTGGCAGCATACAATCGGCAATAAAAGACGGATAGGTGAAATCATTTTTTTTGTGCAATGTTAATGTTTATCTTTCTCACTATTCTGCTGTGCAGCCATTTCAATTGCATTAAGCGTTATTGCTGAATCAATATCTATGTGCATTGCTTCTGCATTATCCACCGCTATGTTCAGCAGCGAAGGGTTATTCCTGATTTTCTTTTTATAAGATGAAAGCTGTTTTTCTTTTTGAGAGTCAATCAAATATTGTTCTGGGTTTGTATATAATTGATAGGCATTCTGAATGAATCCGTTTCCAAAGTTAGCAAGTGAACCATCAGAATATAATATAAGAATCACATTATTTTTTTCAATTTCTTTTTTCAGGTCAAGTTCCCATACTTCATTGGTGCTTTTGCCATTACTTAGAGTTACTTTGTTGTTGTAATACCAATACTCACCGTTGTCAAAAGCGTATCTCATGGCGCCAAGATAAAGAAAACCCCTGTAATAACTGTCGCCAATGCCGAGCACTTTAACGGGTTTTGAATCGGTTCGTGTTTGAAAGGCAACTTTCGGGAAAGCGTATTTCGTGGAGGGTGTTGGCGCAGACATCAACTTTGCTTTTCCAATAATATCGGCATCACGGTATTTTGGTTTGTCTTCAAGCAGTACTTCTTTTATTGTAAGATGCGCCACATAACTGTTCCTTATTTTTTCAATGTATTTTATTACTGAATCAATGGCGAGACATTCTCCATAGCTGGTCCAGTGATGTGCAAATTGAGCAAAGAGAGGATATTTTGCAGTTGGTTTTAGTTTCAAAAAATATTCCTGCAGGTCAATATAGTTTAAGCCGAGCTCTTTGCTTTTGCTTACAAACACTTCATAATTTGTCGTTGACTTAGGATATTTCAGAAATTTTTCTGGAAGAAAGTCTTTGCAATACGTTCCTTTGCCCGGAGCATAAATTAAAACAAGATCAATATTTTTTTTCTTCAGTGTGTCCTGTACTGCTTTTGCTTTTTGCAGCAGGTCTTCAATTTTTTTCTCGCCAATGAAATTTCTTCCGAGGTATCCTTCAATCCACGGAATTGAAAATATATATCCCTCTTTTCCGACCACAAAATCTTTCACATTTATTTTGTCAAACAAATCATAGTCCAGCTGGTTTTTGAAAGGAATCAATTGTTTTCCTATAGGGGAATTTGACTTCATATCCTCTTCTGTTTCCCTCTGGTAACTTAGATTAAACCAAGATGCCATGGATAGTTTTACTTTTTCTTTTTTCTTTTCCTCATTTTTCTTTTTCTCTTTATCATTTTCTTCATTAGGTTTTTGCATCTGTAAAATAAAAGTAGCAGATAAACCAAGCAGTACTATCACCCAAAGAAAGCTTAACATGCGCGGCTGGAATGATTTCGCTTTCTGCGGAGGCGTTTTTATTTTCTGATTCTTTTTCGCCATGTTAAAACCTGAAATAAATAAATGGGTTAAAGGATGAACCGCTTACAAATGCAAGGCACAACGTATATAGGACAAAGGCAATGAAAGTGAAAAAAACATATTGTGCTGCTGACATCCCTGAATAAAATATTTTATCATGTAATGATTTAACGTGTTTGTTCAGGGAGATGAATGAAAAAAACAGTGCGACAAAAATCAGGTAATCAAAATCGTTATTTGTGACGATTCCTTCTGCAGAATTGAAGTTGAACGAAAACATTTTTTTTACAAAGCCGAAGGCAAGATGAATATTTTCAAGTCTGAAAAAAACCCACCCAACCACTACAACAAGGAATGAGTAGAGGATGCTCGGAATTTTTCCTGCTTTATTAAGAGCGTTTAACAGAAAAGCTCTTTCAATGATGAGAAAGAAACCGTGATAGGCCCCCCAGAAAACAAAATTCCATGACGCGCCATGCCATAATCCCGACATCAGGAATACAATGCCAAGATTAATGTACAACTTGGATGGTGTTACTTTGTTTCCTCCGAGCGGGATGTACAGATAATTTTTCATCCATGCTCCTAATGTTATATGCCACCTTCTCCAGAAATCAGTAATGCTTGTGGAAGTATATGGGTTGTTGAAGTTTTCAGGAAAACGAAATCCTACTATTTTTCCAATCCCGATTGCCATATCGGAATAACCGGAAAAATCAAAATATATCTGCATGGTGTAAGCGAGTGCTCCGATCCACGCTGATTGCGAATTTATGTCGAGCGGGTTCATAGAGAAAACAGCATCCGCCTGTTCGCCCATAGCATTTGCAATCAAAACTTTTTTACTCAACCCAATGCAAAACTGAATAAACCCCGACAATTTATTGCTCATCGTTTCATTTTGCACATGATTTTTTATCTGGTCGGAAATATCGTGATACCGCACAATAGGTCCTGCAATCAACTTTGGAAAAAGAATTATGTACAATTGATATTCCCAGAAATTATCGAGGGGCTTATGAATTCTTCTATATACGTCAACAGAGTAAGTAATGCTTTCAAACGTGTAAAAGGAAATTCCAATCGGCAGAATAATTTTTGCAAGATGAATGGATGAAATACCGAAAATTCCCGAAACTGAATTTACGTTGTCAATAAAAAAATTAAAATATTTGAAGATGAAAAGCAGACCAAGATTTAATCCGACAGAGAAAAACAAAAATAATTTTCTTTGGGCAGGATTGTTTTTCTGATGCATTATCTTTACCAGAAAAAAATCAAGAACCGTTGTTGTAAGAATTGCAAAAATGAATTTTGGTCCTCCCCAGCTGTAAAAAATAATGCTTGAAAAAAGGATGAATGTATTTTTAATGCCAACCTTTTTTGGTAAAAGCGAGTAAATAAGAATGAAGAGAGGAAAAAAAACAGTTAGAAAAGATATGCTGCTGAAAACCATTCCTCTTTTTTGAAAATTAGTCGCTGAATCTATGATACTTTTTTCTCACGTGATTGTTTTTTGAAATAAAAGATGCCAATAGTTCCAAGAAGAAACAGAACTACTGCAATGATTTCTGCCTGGGTAATCTGCATTCCAAAAATGTCATATTTGTTATTCACTCTGATTTTCTCTATAAAGAATCGTTCAAAGCCATTCAGAATCAGATAAACTGAAAACATCATGCCCGGAACAGTAATTTTTTTTCTGACAGCCCACAACACAAAAAATAAAGCAATGCAAATGATGGCTTCCCAAAGTGGAGTAGGAAAGACAGGGATTTCAAGCACCGAACAAAATTTTCCTGTACAATCTTCAATTGGAATGCCGACATTATTTACGTTGTGTGGATAGGTATAACCCCAAACCCAGTCCGGAAGAAAAAACCAGGAAGGCTTTGCAGAAAGATTTTCTATTCCCCAATCTCCATCGCCCGCAAGTTGGCAACCTATACGCCCAACGCCATATGCAAGCATAAGTGCTGGAGCACATGCGTCAATGAGATGAGTAGTTGTGATTCCGTTTTTTCGTGCATAATAGATTACAGAAAAGCTGGCAACAATCAATCCTCCATACATGGTGAGACCGCTGAATGAAATCAAACTTCCTATTGGGTCACGCATAAACTCGTCTAAGTTTTCGAGGTTATGAAAAATTTTAGCTCCAAGAATTCCGGCAATGGCGGCAATGAGTGTCATGTTCGGCACGTGTTGGTAAGGATGAAGCGTGAGAGTTACCCATTCAGGTTTTGGCAATTGCTCTTTTTTCTTTTCACGATAACGCATGAAGGCAAGCAATGCTGCGCCTGCGATTCCTCCTATGATATTTCCTTCTTTGGAAAGAATAAATCCTTGTGTGTCTTGTGTGAATGCATGAAAATTCAGTAAGATGTGAATGAGTTTATAAAAAATAATAAAGCCCAAAACTGCGGAAAGAATAATTTCAGAAATTTTTGGCGGCTCACCTTTCAGATACTTTTTTTCTGTGGGTTTAATTAATCCGTCTTTTTCTTTCCGCTGAAGTTCTTTGGAGAAAAAATAAGCAGCAAATAAAAAAGAAATTGCCACCAGTACTCCGAAACTCTGGAAGATTTGCAGAAAGCCAAGTTCAATTCCGAAAATGTCTTTAAATAAGTAATAGAGGTTGGGATACATGGCGGAAAATTACGAATTATTCCGAAGGAACTCCTTCGGAGCAAATGACGAGTGACGAATCAAGTTCTTCAATTAAAACATTTCCATCCCCATCAATTTTTTCTAAAGATACTTTGGCAAGCTGATTTATTAATTCAGGATTGAATTTTGTTTTCACTTTTATATAATTCTCGGTAAAGCCGCACATCAATCCATCTTTGTTCTCAGTTTCAAACAAAACTATTTTCTTTGTTCCAATATTTTCAGAAAAGAATTTTTGTTGTTTTGCGGCAGAAAGATTTCTAAGCACTTTGTTTCTTTTTCTTCTTTCTTCAATGGGAACTATCGGTTTGAATCCAATTGCTTCTGTATTTTCTCTTTCGGAATAAGTGAACACGTGCAAGTAAGAAATATCTAATGAATCAATAAAGTTGTAAGTGTCAATGAAGTCTTCTTCTGTCTCTCCCGGAAATCCAACAATTACATCAACTCCAATACAGCAATGAGGCATGAGCATTTTTATTTTCTCAACGCGCTCTGCATATACTTCGCTTCTATATCTTCTTCGCATTAAGCTGAGAATTTTGTCTGAACCCGATTGCAGAGGAATATGAAAATGCGGAACAAATTTTTCTGACTTCGCTACAAACTCAATGATATCATCTGTGAGAAGGTTTGGTTCGATGGAAGAAATTCTGAAACGGGGAGATGAAGCCCCTCTCTGGCTCTCCCCCAAGGGGAGAGAATCAAGTGCGTAAAGCAAATCAAGAAAATTTTCTCCCTTCCCTTGGGGAAGGGATGGGGATGGGCTCCCGAAATCTCCAATATTCACACCTGTCAATACAATCTCTTTTATTCCTTGCTCTGCAATTTTTTCTGCATTGCGAACAACATTTTCATTTGAATCGCTTCGACTTGCTCCTCGTGCAAGGGGAATGGTGCAGTAAGAGCAGTTGTAATCACAGCCATCCTGAACTTTCAGGAATGCGCGTGTTCTGTCTCCTGTTGAATAACTTCCAATAAAATCATTTACATCTTGAATCTGGCAGGAATGAATTTTTGCTTTTTCTTTTTTATGTCCGTCATGCAAAAATTTCAGAACATTGAATTTTTCATTTGCTCCCAAAACTAAATCAACTCCATTGATACTAGCAATTTCCTCAGGATTTAATTGTGCGTAACAACCGGTAACAATCACAAAAGCTTCGGGAGAATTTCTCAATGCGTTTCGTACAATTCTTCTGCACTCGCGGTTGGCATCTTCGGTAACGGAGCAAGTATTAATTACAAATACATCCGCACCACTTTCAAAATCAGTTTTGGAGAAACCATTTTGTTCAAACTGCCTTGCAATAGTTGAAGTTTCTGCAAAGTTGAGTTTGCATCCCAGTGTGTGAAAGGCAACTGATTTTTGAGATTTCATAAAGGGAAGCAAAGGTAAATAAGTTTAAGGTCTAACGTTTAAAGTTGAGAACATAGAGAGAAAACTGTTAATAAGACTGTTTATTATTAGAATGCCCAACAACTGCATTCACGGTTTTGTTTTCCTAACATTGCTTTTCATTAAATGATTAAACAGATTCAAAATAGATTACACCGATTATGTATTTGTTTGTTGCCTATTGTCTATTGTCTATTGCATTTCTCCTGTGGTGAGCCGGAAGAAAATACCGAAAAAAAATTTTTCCGTTACAACGAATCAGGTGGAATTGCTTCGCTGGATCCTGCTTCAGCAAAAACAGTGGAGATAATTTGGGCAGTGAATCAGATGTTCAACGGTCTGGTGCAACTCAACGACAGCCTTGAAGTGATTCCGTGCATAGCGAAGAGCTGGGAAATTTCTGACAGCGGAAAGGTTTATACGTTTCATTTGCGCAACGATATTTTCTTTCATGACCATCCTTTTTTTCCGAATGGGAAAGGGAGAAAAGTGGTGGCGCAGGATTTTGTCCTATCGCTTTTCCGCCTGATGGATATGGACGAGGAGCAGAGTGCGAAATATCTTTTTTCCAATATTGCACGGGATGAGCGAAGTGATAATCTTGGTTTCATCGCACCGGATGATTCCACGTTCGTGATTTATCTCAACGAGCCGTTTCCTCCGTTTCTGAACATTCTCACCATGCAATATTGTTCTGTGATTCCGAATGAAATCGCGGAGCATTACGGACCTGACTTCCGCAGAAATCCTGTAGGAACCGGACCCTTTGCATTCAAGGCATGGGAAGAAGGTGTGAAACTGGTTCTGGTGAAGAATGAAAATTATTTTGAGAGAGATGGCGAAAACAGATTGCCGTACCTGGATGGCATCACGGTGAATTTCATCAAAGACAAACAGAACGCATTCATTGATTTTGAAAAAGGAGATGCGGATATGCTTTCGGGCGCTGACATGGTGAATATTGATTTGATTATTGATAAAGAAGGAAAACTGAAACCTGAATACGCAGGCAAATTCAAAATGCAAACGGGTTCCTATCTGAAAACGGATTATCTCGGATTTATGATTGACATGGATTCTGCCATCGTGAAAAAATCTCCGTTAAGAATAAAAGAAGTGAGGCAGGCGATTGGCTATGCGATTGACCGGGAAAAAATTGTGAAGCATTTGCGAAACAGCATAGGCACTTCTGCCACGCAGGGTTTCATTCCCAAAGGAATGCCATCGTTTGATTCAACGCTTCAGGGTTATACTTATAATCCTGATAAGTCACGCGAACTATTGAAGATGGCAGGGTTTCCTGGCGGAAAAGGAATTGATGAAATCACGTTGAATGTTACCGAGCAATATCTTGAACTCAGCCAGTTTGTTGAGCATGAACTGGAAGAAATTGGAATCCCTGTAAAGATTTATCTGAACCGCCCCATTGTTCAACTGGAAATTATTGCCAACGCGCAGGTGAATTTTTTCCGCAAGTCATGGGTGGCGGATTATGCGGATGCGGAAAACTTCTTCGCTTGTTTCTATAGTAAAAATCTTTCTCCGAAAGGTCCCAACTACACTCATTTCAAGAATAAAAAGTATGATGAGTTGTTTGAAGAGTCCTTGCATGAATCAGATAATACAAAGCGTTTTGAGATTTATAAAGAGATGGACAAAATATTAATTGAAGAAGCGCCTATCGTTCCGCTTTTCTATGATCAGGTGTTTCGTCTTGTAAACAACAAGATCGAAAACTTCACGCTGAACCCCATGAATCTGCTGAACCTGAAAAGGGTGAAGAAGAAGTAAAAAGAAAAGCCCCGCCTAAATCATCCCCGCTAGGGAGGACTTTTAGCAAAAATATAGGCGAGGAATTTTCACCTCCCCAATGGGGAGGACGGGAGGGGCTTGAGGGTGCAACTTACAGGATAGTGATCAGACAATTCCTCCGAATGAATTTCAAAGTTTGAGGAAGTAAATTGTGAA from Bacteroidota bacterium includes these protein-coding regions:
- the mtaB gene encoding tRNA (N(6)-L-threonylcarbamoyladenosine(37)-C(2))-methylthiotransferase MtaB encodes the protein MKSQKSVAFHTLGCKLNFAETSTIARQFEQNGFSKTDFESGADVFVINTCSVTEDANRECRRIVRNALRNSPEAFVIVTGCYAQLNPEEIASINGVDLVLGANEKFNVLKFLHDGHKKEKAKIHSCQIQDVNDFIGSYSTGDRTRAFLKVQDGCDYNCSYCTIPLARGASRSDSNENVVRNAEKIAEQGIKEIVLTGVNIGDFGSPSPSLPQGKGENFLDLLYALDSLPLGESQRGASSPRFRISSIEPNLLTDDIIEFVAKSEKFVPHFHIPLQSGSDKILSLMRRRYRSEVYAERVEKIKMLMPHCCIGVDVIVGFPGETEEDFIDTYNFIDSLDISYLHVFTYSERENTEAIGFKPIVPIEERRKRNKVLRNLSAAKQQKFFSENIGTKKIVLFETENKDGLMCGFTENYIKVKTKFNPELINQLAKVSLEKIDGDGNVLIEELDSSLVICSEGVPSE
- a CDS encoding ABC transporter substrate-binding protein — its product is MIKQIQNRLHRLCICLLPIVYCLLHFSCGEPEENTEKKFFRYNESGGIASLDPASAKTVEIIWAVNQMFNGLVQLNDSLEVIPCIAKSWEISDSGKVYTFHLRNDIFFHDHPFFPNGKGRKVVAQDFVLSLFRLMDMDEEQSAKYLFSNIARDERSDNLGFIAPDDSTFVIYLNEPFPPFLNILTMQYCSVIPNEIAEHYGPDFRRNPVGTGPFAFKAWEEGVKLVLVKNENYFERDGENRLPYLDGITVNFIKDKQNAFIDFEKGDADMLSGADMVNIDLIIDKEGKLKPEYAGKFKMQTGSYLKTDYLGFMIDMDSAIVKKSPLRIKEVRQAIGYAIDREKIVKHLRNSIGTSATQGFIPKGMPSFDSTLQGYTYNPDKSRELLKMAGFPGGKGIDEITLNVTEQYLELSQFVEHELEEIGIPVKIYLNRPIVQLEIIANAQVNFFRKSWVADYADAENFFACFYSKNLSPKGPNYTHFKNKKYDELFEESLHESDNTKRFEIYKEMDKILIEEAPIVPLFYDQVFRLVNNKIENFTLNPMNLLNLKRVKKK